TATGAAAAAATTATTCCACAAAATGTAGTTGCTTCTAGAGTCAGTGAGGGAGGTACAGGTTTTGAGCGAGTTCGACAAGAATTGCAAAAATGGAAAAATGATCTTATTTCACCAAATCAATAATGATTTTGTTCCTAGAGGCTGTTAGGTATTAAAATTATTAGGTTGATGATTTTTTATTTAGATCATTAATTATTTTAGGCTTCACAGCCTTTTAGCTAAATTTATTTTCAGTCCAATTTTCAAGTGAGTATTTTTGTTGGCAATTTGCCCTTCCGCGCTGAGCAGGAAGATGTTATTCAGTTGTTTGCCCCTTATGGAGAGGTTGCAAACTGTTCTTTACCTCTAGAACGTGATACCGGTCGCAAAAGAGGTTTTGCATTTATTGAAATGGCTGATGAGACAGCAGAAGCTGCTGCTATCGAAGCTCTTCAAGGCGCGGAATTAATGGGACGGCCTCTAAGGATTAATAAAGCTGAGCCGCGTGGAGGCGGCGGCGGCGGACGTGGTGGCTATGGCGGTGGCGGCGGACGTGGCGGCTACGG
This DNA window, taken from Prochlorococcus sp. MIT 0603, encodes the following:
- a CDS encoding RNA-binding protein; this translates as MSIFVGNLPFRAEQEDVIQLFAPYGEVANCSLPLERDTGRKRGFAFIEMADETAEAAAIEALQGAELMGRPLRINKAEPRGGGGGGRGGYGGGGGRGGYG